The segment AGGTTTTATCGGTTATGGGAGGAAGCAGCAGTTTTCTGATGCCCATTTTATAGTTCAGGCAggtaaaggcaagggaagcattaagctgacttgcccagggtcattgAGTTGGCTAAGAGCGCCTTCCCAGGGGGTACAGACACCTTCCCAGGGGTGCAGCTGCCAGACACCATCCCTTCTCTCTTCCAGGTGGCCCTGCTCAGAGCCCATGCTGGTGAACACCTGCTGCTCGGAGCCACCAAGCGGTCCATGGTGTTCAAGGACGTTCTGCTTCTAGGTAAGGAGGCTGCCTGCCCCAGCCAGGGCTCTGCGGAGGGCAGGCCCGGGGTGGAATGCACCCAGGCACAGGAGAGTTCCAAGGTGGCATGCAGGGGCGAGGGAGAAAGATCAAGAATGTCCTTTTCCCAGTGTTCCCAGCTGGATCCTCCACTCAGACGCAAGGAAATGTGGACGCAAGGAATGGAAGTCCTCCAGCATTAAAGTTAGAGCACAGTCGGGGTTATCCGTGGAATTGCTCAGGCGCTCTGATGTGCTTTCTGGATCAGGGGCAAGAGGCCGCCAGGAAGGGCACAGCCCCCGGTCTATGTCACTTATGCTTCCATGGcatgtttatgtattattttaaatgcttatgtAGATCACACTACAGGCCAGATACTAGTCTGAGTACTTTGCAAACATTACGGCTTTaatacaacaaccctatgaggtaagcTCTattatttatccccattttacagatgaaaaaatggaggcacagaaagTAATTTATCCAAATATATATGGTTAGTTAGTTGCAGAACTGGATTTCAACCCCAGGCAGTCTAGGTCTAGAATCTGGGCCCTTAACCTTGATGCACTGGTGCCTCCCAAGTGGCCCTTGAATGTCACTAGTCTTACGGGTCATATTGGAGAATGGAGCATGGGTGATATGAAAGGCTCCTAGAAAGCCAGGCTCCAGACCCACTCCAATGACTTCAAACAACTCATTCCTTTCATCTGggcctccacttcctcatctgcaaaatgggcatgaCAATCTCCATGTGCCCTCTCCCGTGGGTCCCGGTGGCATTGCAACTGCAAAGGGCAAGGGCTGTCCAAAGCTGGGGAGAAGGGTACACCCAAGGTGGCGGCCTCATCCCCTTTCCTTCCCAACCCACCCAGGCAATGACTACATCGTCCCTCGGCACTGCCCAGAGCTGGCAGAGATGAGTCGGGTGTCCATGCGCATCCTCGATGAGCTGGTGCTGCCCTTCCAGGAGCTACAGATCGATGACAACGAGTACGCCTGCCTCAAAGCCATCATCTTCTTTGACCCAGGTACGgcccacgccccccacccccccctgaGGCTCCAGGCCCTCAGTCAGACCTCTCCTACTGGGCTATGTACCCTGCAGTCACAGACAGCCTCATTCTTCAGTACAACAATTGGCCGAGGCTGTTTGCATGAGctatttaacagatgaagaagacCCAGGTTCAGAGGGATGATGTGACTTGACAAGGCCCACAGACTCCAGAGGCTTCGTTCtgttcttttccccctttcccttctgtcccctcctccctccttcctctcctgacCTCCTATcgtccttcttttctttcctttcatcttttcttctttccctcaaaaatttttatcaaaacaaTGTCTGCACATACTTAAAATGTACCCCACTTTCCGTGCTAAAGCCTACTTCCCCAGGGGAGCCATTTCTGAGTCTTTTAACGGTTTCTTCTGGCTCTAAATAAAATGCTAAGccatttctttcttgatttaGCTGTTTTCGATCACATTTTTCCTCCTGCCCTTGGTAAGGGTTTCACTTTTCTCTCTCACCACTCCCATCTTTTCTCTCCCATCTTCTTCCTGAATTTTCACTGCGATTTTAGTGTCTCTACTGATTGTCTTTATATGCTGTcgcctctcctctccccattccATCTACTGACTTTCCACCTGCATTGTTAAAGAATGGCTTTGTAGCTATGTCTTTGTGCAAAGCCTGACTTCATTTCACAATATCAAGATGCTGGACTCCAGCTTCCTTCCCACCGTACACGTTAGAGGGGACCTACTGCGTGCCAGGCACTGCCCTTGGTGCTATGCTCCACCTACGTGGAGATCACCCCTGGTAATAACAGTAATGAAGAGGGAGATGACCATAGTTTATGGAACACTCACCTAAGACACCATTCTAAATACTTTATGTGGATTATGTCACTTACCACTTACAACGTGGTACCTTTGAGGTAGGAGTggttactatccccattttgcagataggaGAACTGAGGCGCAGGGAGATTgattaatttgcccaaggtcacacaaccaggaAATGGCAAAGCCTGGATTTGAACTACAGACTCTCTAGGTCTCAAGCCTCTATTCTTGCCTACCACACACCCCATTTCTCGAAGAGTAAGATTTCTGGTTCTAGTTTCCTTGAGAGCCTGACCCAGGCTGTATCCCCTgcagtgctcagcatggagctggacaGATAGTAATTGCtcagtaaaatggggagaattaTTGATGCTGAGTCAGGACCAGCAACCTGGCTCGGAGGGGCTAGTATAGGGCCTGACATGTAGGtgatgctccataaatgtttgttgactgaatgaaatCATGCACAAATGTGGCTTGGTGGAGCAAGCCCTGGGCTGGAAGTGTGGGTGAAATTCTCTTTCTGCCACTTACTTTGTCcatgaaagaggaaataatgtGTGACCTCTATGAAGGTTGAGTTTAACTATTGGACAATCACTTGAATCCCCTTCTAGCTTAAGGATCTAGAAtttattccttgattttttttcattcattcattcttccattcatcTAACCATCCCTTCATCTAGttatctattcaacaaatattgaccaTGCATGATGCTAGGTAGTGGGTTTAAAACGACAAACAAGACATGCCTGCCCGTCCAGAGCTCATAATCTAGTGGAAGAGACAGTTACGTGCTCTGTGGCCAGTAGTGACAGAAGAACCACAGGAATCTAGGGCATGATGGACACTCATAAAGCAGGCTTGGGAGGGTGGaacagagaaggcttcctggaggaggtgaaacCTAAGCTGAGACCCCAAGATGACACAggcaagggaggagggaagcGGGGAGACTCTTCTAAGAGAAGCAACATATGCTGATGTCTGGTCAGTGGGACCTCAACTGTGATCAGGAGCCGCAAGTCCCCATTATGGATCTGCCAACCGCTAGATGCATGACCTGGGCCGagtcctttccctgctccctgcctcattttccccatgtGTGATGAGGAGGTTGCTAGGTGCCCTCATGGGTATGTTCCTGAAgtcctgcccacccacccccttccaccCCCCATCTCCCAGTTCTGCATCTCAGGAAATATGACAGAAATGCTTCTGCCTGCATCCAGGAAGCTATAAATGTGTTAGTGTACCCTGGTTCTTGAGGACCCCGAATCCTGGTCCCAGCACTGCTAAGGACTCCGCAAGTGACCTTGGGCCACTAGGTCCCCTGTCAGGGCCTCAGGAGTCAGGAGAGATCTGGGTCCTGGCTCCCCAGATGCTCCAGCCGGGCCCTCGCCCATGCCCTCCCATTGCAGATGCCAAGGGGCTGAGCGACCCGGGCAAGATCAAGCGGCTGCGCTCCCAGGTGCAGGTGAGCCTGGAGGACTACATCAATGACCGCCAGTACGACTCCCGCGGCCGCTTCGGTGAGCTTCTGCTCCTGCTGCCCACCCTGCAGAGCATCACCTGGCAGATGATCGAGCAGATCCAGTTTATCAAGCTCTTCGGCATGGCCAAGATCGACAACCTGCTGCAGGAGATGCTGCTGGGAGGTCCGTGCCAGGCCCAGGAAGGACTGAGAGGTGGGCGGGGCTCCCTGGCAAGAGATAAGCCTCACACCTAGGCTCACCTCTCAgctccaccacctcctccttctgTGGCTTTGCCCAGATCCCTTAACctacctgggcctcagtttcttcatcaagAATGGGGACTATGGTCCATTTATTTGGGCACTGAGAGCCTAGtgtgtgccagtcactgttctaagtgctggggATGCAGCAGAGAACAAGAGCTCTGCCCTCCCAGAGGTTTCGTAGGAGTGCGCGTGCACGTGTGCATAAGGGCATGTGGGAACTGACAGTAACCAAGTATACAATAAAGGGGATAACTACATTTTTGAACTCAGCAAGTATTACAATAGAGCGTAACTGAAAAGGGGCCTATTTTAATAGGTTGGCCAACAGAGACAGCCTCTCTGAAGTGGGGACCTTTGTGCTAAGACCCAACGgatgaaagaaaatagaacatttaaaagccaagagaaaaacaTTCCAGCCAGAAGTAACTcatgcaaaagccctgaggcaggggAGGTTTGTGTGTTCGAGAAAGAAGAATAAGGTCGtgagatggtgggggagggggtgttgcATGAGATGAAGACCGTTATGGGCAGACACCAAATCACGAGCGTACAGTCATGTAGGCCACGgtcagaaatttggattttattttcattgctacTTCTGTAAAAAGAGTGAAAATCAGACTACTGTTTTTAACAAACTACTCTGAATGTTAGGTAGAAAGTGAGTTTCAGAGGGGTGTAGAGAGGCAGGAGACCCCTGAGAATGTTACTGTCACCAGGCGGGGGTAGGACGGTGGAGGATGGGGCGAAGGCATGATGGGATGAACTGGATCATCCGCGAAGAGGAAGAACACGCAGGATTTGCTGATTGATcggatgtgggggaggggggacgggaAGGGTCAAGGATGAAACCTACATTTTTCCTTTGAGTGACAGGACTTACTGAGTTGAGGAAGATGGAGGGAAAACAGGTAGAGGCTGAGATGATGGTAGCCATGGAGATGAACCAAGAGACCATTTAGACTTTGGCAAACCTCGAGAGGACTGTAGACATCCAGGGGGAAGTTATCAGGCGGACAAGTTCAAAGCTCAGGATGGAAGGCAGCCCCGTGGTACTCCAGCAATTAGGGGCCATGGTGATAGATATTAAGGAGTGGGGGTCAGGGAATTGACAGCCATGGTGGGATGAGAGAATTTTTGCAGTGGTAGCACTCAATGAAGTGGGCTGGAAGGATAGGAGTCAGGATCTAAGTGAATTCAGGACTTGGGAGGTGACGCGGTCTCTGGTGATGGTATGGCCAACGGCCACCTCAGCAGATATTTGGGACTGGATAATCTTTTTTTGTGGGGGCTGTTGTGTATACTCTTTAGccacatccctggcctctacccatgAGATACCAGTAGCACCCCTGTAGGAGTGACAGCCAAAAAGATCTGCAGATACtgtcaaatgtcccctgaggGCCCCAAATCTCCCCCAGTTGAGAACTACTAACTCATTTTCACTTTGACCCTGTGAATTATGAATCAAGTGTCATTGAGATCAAGATCAGgacaggggtgtctggctggctcagtcagaagagcatgcaaatcttgatctcagggtcgtgagtttgagccccattctgggtgtagagattacttaaaagtaaaatcttaaaaaaaaaaaaaaggatcaggaTGGAGCTTGTGCTCTGTTGCCAGATAAACTTGGGTAAAATAATTAATCTCTCTGGGCCCTGTaatctcatctgtagaatgggataataataatagccaccTTATAGGACTCAAGTTGAGAGGATTCAGTTATTTCAACATGAAAAGTGCTGtaaaacagtatctggcacataatagatgctcaatattGATAGCTATCATCGAAACTTTAGAGGCCTCTTGCAAGCCCTAAAAATCCCATCGTGGCACACCACTGACCACAGCCATTACCAAACTATATCTTATATGGTATTATTCTGACACAGTTTTTAAAGCAGTTACTGTGTTCTAGACACTTTGCTAGGCCCtcgaagagaagaaaaatatatctgtaaTTGTAATGCTCATGGACAGAAAAGTAGATGTTCCCAAAAGATGGGTTACAGATAAATTACTATGGGAATTCCAAGGAAGGAGAGGTTTATTTCCTACTGGAGTATGGagaatcaggaaaggcttcccaaAGGTGGAATTATCTGAGCTGGAATTTGGACTGGTGGACATGGGGGTGTGGAGGAAGCATCTTTCATGGAAGGAACATGAGCAAAAGGAGAGATAGGGAAGTACAGGGAACCCTCAGGTGCTATCAGTAGGTTAGTTTGGCTGAAGCGGAGGCATGGGGGGAACAAGGCTAAAGGTGAGTTGGCACCAAATGGAAGGACTTGCATGCCATGGAGCTCTGAGAGCCATTGATTAAATCCATTACATTCATATTCAACCAGTACACTACTCATTATAATATTTAGATCTCACAGCTTCCTTACAcgctccttctttcttttaacttttgttctcTTGGTTTGTTGGGTCCTCTCAAGACCCTCATGGAACCTATGGATAGGAATGCTAAGCCCCAGTTTACTAACCCAGAAATCGGTAGCCAACAGGCACTGTCAATATTGGACAAGCAGGTTGACTGGCCACACTTGAGGAAGAGGTACCTCAAGGCCCGTGGTCTTTATTAGACTCTCCAACCTGACTGAGTCTCTCTCTACCTGCAGGGTCCTCCAGTGATGCACCTCATGCCCATCATCCCCTGCACCCACATCTGATGCAGGAACACATGGGCACGAATGTCATTGTTGCCAACACGATGCCCTCTcatctcagcaatggacagatgtGTGAGTGGCCCCGACCCAGGGGGCAAGCAGGTGGGCAACTTGAGCTCTACTCAGCAAGGGATGAGGTTGGGACCTAAGAGGGGAGCCAGGATGGGTGGGTCTAGAAGATGGTCACTGGGATATAACAGTTCTCTGTGCTCCAGGGTATGGAATGAGGAGTGAGATTGTCCATTTGTTAAGGCTGTTTTTTCACTGGGGCCATTCATTCAGTGAGGTAATTAACAGCCTCTATGGAATGAAGCTATCCTTGGGATGAGGGATCCATTGGGTGAACATGTCCATTGGGATAAGAATTCCATTAGGTGATGTTGCCTATTAGGTGAAACTGTTCTTTGAAGTAAGACTGCCCAATTAGGTAAGACTATCCATTACACAATTGGGTGAAACTACTCATTAGGTGGGGATGTCCGCCGGTCTAGATGGTCCTCTGAGGTGAAATCTCACAAGAGTGAGTTTGTCATTGGATGAAATTCTCCAAAAAGTAAGAGTATCATTGGGATGAGGTGGTCCATTAACATGAGATTGTTCTTTGGGATACTTGTCCATCGAATAAAGTTGGCCAAGTGGGCCATGGTCAAAGTTGAGTTTCAAATACATGATGCTGTGAGGCCAATTAGTTTCCATTATTCATCTACCTAAATATCAGAGAAATGGTATTTTTGGCCAGACACTTGGGTCTCATCAATTGCTGCTCTTTCTCTCCAAGAAAGGACATTGCTGTCACATGTCCCACTGTCCTTGAAGAGAGTCAGAATTGGGCCCTGGTTTGGGAGAAGCAGCCTCGATCTCCATGTTAAATGGTGGAGGAGATGGAGGTTGGTAGGACCTGGGCAGAAGCTTCTGGCCACACCTGGCCCAGCCATAGCCTTCCCGACCTCACCAGACTTAGACTTCATGATCTGGGACTCAGAAGGTTTGAGCTGTAGGAGACCTTAGAGATTGTGTagtttaattctttcattttatagaagaggaaactaatTCAGAGAGGGGGAAGAACCTTCCCAAGACTCTGGTTACTCCCCAAAAGGTTGGAATTCTCAGCaacctctgtctgtctctctgtccttgCAGCCACCCCTGAGACTCCACAGCCCTCACCGCCAGGTGGCTCGGGGTCTGAGCCCTACAAGCTCCTGCCAGGAGCAATTGCCACTATTGTCAAGCccccctctgccattccccagcCGACCATCACCAAGCAGGAAGTCATCTAGCAAGCCGCGGGGGGTCGGGGGCTCTGCTGGCCTCCCAGCCCCCTCAGAGAGCCCCGGTGGTCTCTTGTTCCCAGTGAAGGAAGCTGTGACAACAAGGCCAGTCTCAGGGCAGCAGTGGAAAGGGCAAAGGGACCAAGAACTTGGGCTGTGGGCCACATCCCATTGCtaccctccaccccctgctctgGATGACAGGGCTCTGACTTGGGGAGACCCCAGATGGAAAATCCTCTGCTGCCTTGGACAACTCTTCTCTTGCTGAAGCCACTGCCTTCCCCTTCATCATACCTACCCCCAACTTCTTCAGCCCCAAAGGACAGCTGTCTGGAGACGACATGGGACCTTGCTTAATAGCTCCCTTCCCCTTCAGACTGGTACTTCTTTCTCCAAGTACTGTCCTAGTCCCCAGACACTGAGCCCTTCAAGGCTGGGTCAGATCGGGGCATCTGACCCCTCCCTGTTCTGCTGCCCCAATCTCCAATGCTTCTCTCCACCTGCCACTCTCACCTTCCTCAGCCATCCTAATTTCTCCACAGCCACCTCTCCAGGGGCTGAAGAAGACTTGCAAACAGTCCCCCAGTCATTCCAGGAGCATTTTAAAAGGCTAGCTGGGCTAGGCACAGTGTGGGACTGTTGAGAAGGAAGACACCATTCCACCTCTAACCCATGGCTCTTCCCTTCCTAGGGAATCGGGCGGGTACTCGGGGTGATGCTCTCCACAGACTGTCAACAACGAGAGGACAACCCAAGGTGGACAATTGCAACAGGAACTTGGAGGGGCTGAAGTGGTCAGAGAAAGTTCGGGGAAAGGGGCAGACTCTGCATTAGGCCTTTAAGGAAGGGCTGGATTCCAGCCAGCGGAGCAGGTGAGAAGGACTTTCCAAGGAGGGGCAAACAGTCTGGTAAGGCCCCAGGTTGGAAGAAGGGCACAGGGGGGAGGTGATGGAAAGACCAGGCTGTTTGGAGCAGCATAGGAGCCTTGAATGCCAGGACTGAGGCACTGAGGTTTGGGAGTAGCTAGGGAGGATGCGCAGTGAGccgggagggagcagggagatcAGATGGGGGGCTGGTGATGTGATCCAGGTGAGAGTGAGGAGACCTGGAGATGAAGATGGATGGGTGCGAGCTCAGCTCAGAAGGATGTCAGGGAGGAATTACCCCCGTCCTGGGCCTCTCTCAAACTCTGCCTCATTTCTGGCGCTGTGTTAAGGCACTTGACATGCATCATCTCATTGCATCTTCTCTATTACCCAGAGACTGTTGCAGAAGATGAAATTGAGGTCTAAGTGGTTAAGTGATTTTCCTAGaactcacacagctagtaagtggctgagTCAGGATTGGATCCCAGGTCTGCCTGGATCATAATAGGAGTTCTTAACCAGGGTGGCTGAGCATCTCTGAAAGGGCCCCTCTGTCCTCACTGTGAGCCAGTTGATGGACTTCCTGCCCCTGTCATCAGCCTCAGAAGCCAAAGTCTTATTCTTCCCAGgggccctgcccacacccaggACTAAGATTGGCTTGGAGTTATACTGATGTCTGGGTAGGGTCCAGCATCCTGTCTGCTAAAGAACAGGAGAATTCATAACTCTTGgacccctttcctctcctcactCCCCAAGTCCGGGGGAGGGGCGTCAGGGGTCTGGTTCTTAGGAGATGGACCAATGTGGCCTGGCAGTCCAAGAGTGGGATAGTTTGGGTGGGCCAGGGAGAGATGAGAAGGCCTGGGTTTGAGCACTGCTCTGAAACATTAAGCCCCAAAATGGAACGGCCAACACATCATCCTTGGGAATTTTGGTGGCTTTGGGAAAATTCTGGAAAGT is part of the Neomonachus schauinslandi chromosome 10, ASM220157v2, whole genome shotgun sequence genome and harbors:
- the HNF4A gene encoding hepatocyte nuclear factor 4-alpha isoform X2; translation: MRLSKTLVDMDMADYSAALDPAYTTLEFENVQVLTMGNDTSPSEGANLNAPNSLGVSALCAICGDRATGKHYGASSCDGCKGFFRRSVRKNHMYSCRFSRQCVVDKDKRNQCRYCRLKKCFRAGMKKEAVQNERDRISTRRSSYEDSSLPSISALLQAEVLSQQITSPVSGINGDIRAKKIASIADVCESMKEQLLVLVEWAKYIPAFCELPLDDQVALLRAHAGEHLLLGATKRSMVFKDVLLLGNDYIVPRHCPELAEMSRVSMRILDELVLPFQELQIDDNEYACLKAIIFFDPDAKGLSDPGKIKRLRSQVQVSLEDYINDRQYDSRGRFGELLLLLPTLQSITWQMIEQIQFIKLFGMAKIDNLLQEMLLGGSSSDAPHAHHPLHPHLMQEHMGTNVIVANTMPSHLSNGQMSTPETPQPSPPGGSGSEPYKLLPGAIATIVKPPSAIPQPTITKQEVI
- the HNF4A gene encoding hepatocyte nuclear factor 4-alpha isoform X1, whose translation is MRLSKTLVDMDMADYSAALDPAYTTLEFENVQVLTMGNDTSPSEGANLNAPNSLGVSALCAICGDRATGKHYGASSCDGCKGFFRRSVRKNHMYSCRFSRQCVVDKDKRNQCRYCRLKKCFRAGMKKEAVQNERDRISTRRSSYEDSSLPSISALLQAEVLSQQITSPVSGINGDIRAKKIASIADVCESMKEQLLVLVEWAKYIPAFCELPLDDQVALLRAHAGEHLLLGATKRSMVFKDVLLLGNDYIVPRHCPELAEMSRVSMRILDELVLPFQELQIDDNEYACLKAIIFFDPDAKGLSDPGKIKRLRSQVQVSLEDYINDRQYDSRGRFGELLLLLPTLQSITWQMIEQIQFIKLFGMAKIDNLLQEMLLGGSSSDAPHAHHPLHPHLMQEHMGTNVIVANTMPSHLSNGQMCEWPRPRGQAATPETPQPSPPGGSGSEPYKLLPGAIATIVKPPSAIPQPTITKQEVI